CCTAGTGGAATATAGACATATTCTTTTAAAAATCTCCCTAAAGTCATATGCCATCTGCGCCAAAACTCACTGATATTTAATGCCTTATAAGGAGAATTAAAATTTATAGGCAGCATTATCCCAAAGAGTAATCCTAAACCAATAGCCATATCACAATATCCACTAAAATCAAAGTAGAGTTGAAAGGTATAAGATAAAGAAGTAGCCCAAGATTCTGCAATATTTAATACTCCTCCACTCTCTACAACACTAAATCCAGCATTTGCCCACTTTGCAAAAGCATCTGCAATAAAGACTTTTTTAAATAATCCAATGGAGAATATAAAGATACCCTTAGCCATATAATCCCACTTTATAGGATTAGAGTGTTTAAAAAGAGAATGAAATTGAGGCATCATCTCTTTATGATGCACAATAGGACCAGCAATGAGTTGAGGAAAGAAGCAGATAAAAAGAGCATAATCTAGGAAGTTGATTTGAGTTTGAGGACTTTGTTCATTGTGCATACTTTCTTTAGATTGTAAATGCGCTTGTGTATCTTTACTTGTTGTGAGAGCATTTTTATCTGTGTCATATTCTTTGTGTATATCTTGAGAATCTCTTTGTGCTAGAGATAAGTTTTTATTGCTTTGAGATTCTAAATCCCCTTTGGATACTCTCTCCTCTAGTGCTTTTTCTGCTAAGAGATATTCTTTAAGATTGCGTTCTTTTACCTCTTGCATATCTCTTATATTTACTCTTTTATAACAATCTACCAAAAAAGCAATCTGCTGAAAGGTTACAAATGAGAGTGCAAGAGGTAAAAGAATATGAGGCAAAGGTATATTCAAATTAAAGTCTAAGAGTTGAGCAAAGAGATTAAAATTCTCCAAGAAGAAATCAGTGTATTTAAAAAATCCTAAGACAGAGAGATTAAAGATAATGCCTAAGATAAGATAAAACTTAGGATTTTTAAAAAAGGTTTGTGTGTGAGAGGATAAAGTCTTTGGAGAGAGCGTAAGAGAATCTTTTAAGGAATGAGAATGATGAGATAAACAAGAGGGTGAATGTAAAGATTGAGAGCTTAAATAAGATTTAGGAGAATCATTCAATAAGGAATGATTTAAATTATCAGGTTCAAAGGAGGAGTGAGAGTTGAATACATAAGAGTTATTATGCCCCCCCCCCCATTAATTTGCTCATAGAATCATTCCCTGAT
The sequence above is a segment of the Helicobacter sp. MIT 21-1697 genome. Coding sequences within it:
- a CDS encoding MBOAT family O-acyltransferase, with amino-acid sequence MLGIIFNLSVLGFFKYTDFFLENFNLFAQLLDFNLNIPLPHILLPLALSFVTFQQIAFLVDCYKRVNIRDMQEVKERNLKEYLLAEKALEERVSKGDLESQSNKNLSLAQRDSQDIHKEYDTDKNALTTSKDTQAHLQSKESMHNEQSPQTQINFLDYALFICFFPQLIAGPIVHHKEMMPQFHSLFKHSNPIKWDYMAKGIFIFSIGLFKKVFIADAFAKWANAGFSVVESGGVLNIAESWATSLSYTFQLYFDFSGYCDMAIGLGLLFGIMLPINFNSPYKALNISEFWRRWHMTLGRFLKEYVYIPLGGNKNTKYKQSRFYNTLNKILTLRNLFIVAFLSGIWHGAGWGFVIWGSLHGSAMIIHRSYRFFLESSLALNTSLMKLRHTRVYTILCWLLTFNFVNIAWIFFRSENVSGAMNLITGMFGITWVELPQKIHHLPALLEHIGGRN